The following coding sequences are from one Dreissena polymorpha isolate Duluth1 chromosome 8, UMN_Dpol_1.0, whole genome shotgun sequence window:
- the LOC127840493 gene encoding uncharacterized protein LOC127840493 has translation MAAASFRVCLERCRLIVVRLLTVGAASQTPRRTRIGKHPITNTRNVQAEFVALRCAKERFRKAKQCCETIDGILTICDQDLAHASTFLNETLISTITAETVLIYTTKQFEHHFEEASSAKPHLMSITDIVEELKSTHEFALIVLNCHTLTSVVEVLKDAKLPSAGILVVEDNDTFKNISEVKLLSTHPDTIVKDADILLERCALALLKILHSKLLGSEKTFSEQKRMCFLDIDDLITTLFQNSAIPRTDRLETIKYPDNNIDEAIEELVCLPAIIGCLKKRGTLQIYVSQSTNESDQDNIRRELEDHDIDKFNFVYVKSKHLFASGDSIFGGRGTLGGFVKKLDLPTVDIHAERADAGRDSTVAALISRHVVQETNEEMLTVGTNQTPIGRIGTLNESHAVDILPVDVDAVYASECDPRFLTELHVQMFSRLKTSAAIHELNGKPVHIWSAGSKPGFGLIVEQDFRTSNGLRVIIRDRRRGTRFAREGDSGAMICYDHPVSEELYAVAMLVSDVQPEQGGGVRYTAQILDDGLQKLSVINDCKFVLFEDNDD, from the exons GAATCGGTAAACACCCAATAACAAATACAAGAAATGTTCAAGCTGAGTTTGTTGCTCTAAGATGTGCGAAGGAGCGATTTCGGAAGGCGAAACAATGCTGTGAGACGATAGATGGGATACTTACGATTTGCGACCAGGATTTGGCACATGCTTCTACTTTTTTAAATGAGACTTTAATCAGTACCATCACCGCCGAAACCGTTCTGATTTACACAACAAAGCAATTTGAGCATCATTTTGAAGAGGCGTCATCAGCAAAACCCCACTTGATGTCAATTACTGATATTGTAGAGGAGTTAAAAAGCACACACGAATTTGCTTTGATCGTTCTTAATTGTCATACGCTAACATCGGTGGTTGAGGTGCTTAAAGATGCGAAACTGCCAAGCGCAGGAATACTTGTTGTCGAAGATAacgatacatttaaaaatatttccgaAGTTAAATTATTGTCGACTCATCCAGACACAATCGTCAAAGATgctgatattttactggagcgttGCGCACTGGCCTTATTGAAAATTCTTCACTCAAAATTGCTAGGGTCTGAAAAAACTTTTTCCG AGCAGAAGAGGATGTGCTTTCTTGACATTGACGACCTTATTACGACGCTCTTTCAAAATAGCGCCATTCCACGGACGGACCGGTTGGAAACGATTAAATATCCAGATAATAATATTGATGAG GCCATAGAAGAACTTGTCTGCCTTCCAGCGATTATCGGTTGTTTGAAAAAACGTGGCACTCTGCAAATATACGTCAGTCAATCAACAAATGAAAGCGACCAAGACAATATTCGACGCGAGTTAGAGGATCATGATATCGACAAATTCAATTTCGTGTATGTCAAATCGAAACATTTGTTTGcctctggtgattctatttttgGCGGCCGCGGTACGCTTGGGGGCTTTGTAAAGAAACTGGATTTACCGACTGTCGACATCCACGCCGAAAGAGCTGATGCAGGTCGCGACTCTACAGTAGCAGCTCTTATTTCTCGCCACGTCGTTCAAGAAACAAATGAGGAAATGCTCACAGTGGGTACCAACCAGACACCTATTGGGCGTATTGGTACGCTGAATGAAAGCCATGCCGTTGATATTTTGCCAGTGGATGTCGATGCCGTCTATGCAAGTGAATGTGATCCACGTTTCCTAACAGAGCTACATGTACAGATGTTTTCCAGACTGAAAACAAGTGCAGCCATTCACGAATTGAATGGCAAACCGGTGCACATATGGAGCGCAGGGTCTAAACCAGGTTTTGGTTTAATAGTGGAGCAAGATTTCAGAACTTCAAATGGTCTCAGAGTTATCATTCGTGATCGCCGTAGAGGCACACGTTTTGCAAGAGAAG GCGACAGCGGAGCTATGATTTGTTACGATCATCCCGTTAGTGAAGAATTGTATGCCGTCGCCATGCTGGTCTCAGATGTTCAGCCTGAACAAGGCGGTGGCGTTCGATACACGGCTCAAATATTGGACGATGGCCTTCAGAAACTTTCCGTGATTAATGATTGCAAGTTTGTACTTTTTGAGGATAACGATGACTAA